From Archaeoglobus sulfaticallidus PM70-1:
AAATCGAAAGAGTTCATAGGAAGGTGGGATTGGGGGAATATAGGGAGTTGAAGGAGATGGAAAAGGATTTGAAGGATATCATGTGAGTGAAAGGGATTTAGGTTGTATGTCGTCCTTATTCCTTCCCTGCCCGGATGCGTATCTCAGGGAGAGACAAGAGAAGATGCTTAGAGAATATCAAGGAAGCTATTGAAGTTTACCTCGATATTGACAATGCTGAAATAGAAGCCGAAATCAGGGGCAAGAAAGCTGAGGTCGTCGAATTACTCAATTACATTTAATTAACCCTCTTTTTACTGGTTTTATTACTGGTGCTTGGCATTGAAGTTGCCTGTAGTGTCGGGAGAAGATACGATCAAAGCCCTGCACAGAGTTGACTTCAGACTCGTGAGGCACGTATTTTCTCAAGGCCTCTACAAGCATAACGGAATAAATATTCAGCCCCTTTTGCATCCTTCCCCAGCTTTTTTGTCTATTTCAAGAAATTTGTGATAGAGATGGTATATAAAGTTTGAAAAAATGGGGGGTGTGAATTACCAGCGGGTCGAAATTAATAATTACTTATTCTGACAATTAATGACATGCCTAAATCTAGACGCAGCCTCCTCAAACAAACGGAGCATGATGAGGCCGTAAAGAAGTTAGCTTCTAGATACAGAAGGCAGCATCCAAGCGCCACAGTTTATGCAGATGCGTCGGGATTTCTTAAACCCAGGATGATTGGAAGTCATAGGCCAGACATAATTGTTGTCTTCCGAAATGGTAGAGGGAGAATTATTGAAATCGAGACAGAAGATACGATCAACACTGAGCATGCAAGAGCTCAGGCTAGAAGTTTTAGAGGATACGCAAACCTCAAAGGGTTCAGGTTTGATGTTTTTTTGGCTGAAAACATTGTTTAATTTATTTTTTATTGGATGCCCATCCACTTGGCAATCCTCTCCTTTATTTCTCTCCTCTCCACTTCTTCTAATTGAAATCATTCCTCAAACTTCTTTGCATCTCACGACCTTATTTGAAACTCAAATTCTTCGTCTTCTCCCTTAACTCTTCAACAGAATTCTCCAGCTCTTTTGGTAATATCCTGTAATTATATGGGAAACTCTTCATCAGTAAGCTCTTTCTCAAGTATCTTCGAAGACTTGACCGTTACCTCCTTTTTATCGATATGATTCCCCATCACGGATGATTTCGGCAATTTTTTTGAAATGAAACTTTACTGGATAGTGCAAGGGATTTCTCAATAAAGGCAAAGCTGAATGCAGCAAGAATAAAGTAATATACTATTTGAGCATACATTAAACTATGCCAGTGGAAATCAACCCGGAAATTTCCGGGGGGAAGCCCGTGATAAAGGGAACCCGCATAACAGTTGAATTCATCCTCGAACTTCTCGCTAACGGCTGGAGCTACGAGGAAATTCTTGAAAATTATCCTCAGCTTAAGAAAGAAGATATTCTCGAGGCTATAAGCTACGCTGTGAATGTTCTAAAAGAGGAGAGAATTTATTTTATGCCAAAGAAGTATGAAGTTCATAGCTGACGAAAACATTCCGAGGTCGTTGAAAGACTTAAAAAAGAGGAAATAAACATAGACTCAATCATAAGCGTGCAGCCAGGGCTTAAAGATGAGGAAATTGTTAGAATCTCAGAGAGGGGAAAAAGCAGTTATAATAACCTTCGATAAAGATTTTGGAGATTTAATTTTCAGGAAGTCTTTGAAGCCCTTTGGAGTCATTCTTCTTAGGGTACCTCCAAAATCAGTTGATTACATCACTGAATTTCTCAAATGGCTTTTAATCGAATCAAAAATAGAGTTTGAAGGGAAGCTCGTTGTTGTCAGGGAGGACAAGATAAGAGAGGTAAGGATAAGCGGGATAACTTCGAAATGAGAATCTTTCTCATCCCGTTTCTGAAGGAGTTGCTTCCTCATTAACCTCAGCTTCAGCATTCCTGCCATTTCCGTTAAATTTCTGTCTCCTCACGACCTTAACTTCAATACCATCCCTGCTCCACACTATTTTCTTTACAGCCTTAAACATCGCTTCAATATGCTTGCATGCATAACCGATCTCTTCCGAATGTTTTGCATAGTCAGGACAGGAGCAGATCCACTTGTAACCAACCCACTTGACAACATACTGCTTTGGCTATCCAAAGGTTGAATTCAACGACAAAACGCTGAATTCAGTCTCGTTAATCCTGTACACAACCATTGTGAACTTCTTTTCTTCATGTCTCGCTGTCATCTTCAAGTCTCCCGAACAACTCTTACAATTCCGCATCTGGAAACACTACATAACTTCAATGGCTTTCCCTGCTGTACATGCACAATCAACCAGTTCAAATGCTTAGCGGCTTTTGCAAAGCCGCCTACTGGGGTGGGCGGATTGCGAATAATCAAAAATGACAAAAATTATAATGAAGAAAACTCAGATCAAACCATGTTATCTGAACTAATGAACAAATTAATAAACATAAACAAAAAAACCTGTGATCTGATCTGGAATCTTCCAGATGTGGTTTCAAGACCGGCAATGGATTATCCAAAGCTCATCATCCCTCACAGAAGAGATAGGGATCAGAGAATAAGCGAGCAAGAGGCAAGATTCGTTTATTGCAGTGTTCTAAACAACTCTGATTTCTTTTATTCAATCGAGACACCAACCGAAAGGAGATATGGAGAGGGTAAAAGAAGCGCCACTTCAATGCTTTTTAATTCAAAAAGAGTGTTACGCGACTTTGCTGATTACAATCTTCACACCGTCAACTTCTGGAATTTGAAAGCTCCTTGAGACTCTTATCAAAATCCACTCTTCAAGTACTTCTTCCAGCTCTTTTTTGCATTCTTCAAGAGAGTCTGCGTAGGCATAAACGCCATTCAATCCAGGAATTTCCCCATAGAACACCTGACTTTCAGGTAGGAACTCATACCTCGCCTTTTTCATGGCCGCTTCAATGTATTCTCTTATCACACCAACCCCCACTAACAATTCAAACCACCCCCCAAATTAATCTTTCTACTCCTGCAAACCTACAAAAATGGCAGAAGTTTACGCTCCAAAAATTCACCTCGCAAGGGGCACACCTTCATAACCTTCTCCCAGCTTTTCTCGAAACCTTTGTAAGATATTCTATTTAAGGTGTTAGCAAACCACCACCTCAGTCTAAATTCTAACGACTCTAAACCAAAAACTAATATCCTTGAATCCCAATCGTATCAGGATTGCGAGCATAAGTACATTAGCATATACAAATTTAGCTACAGATCTCTCAGTAATCTGTGTATTTTGTCCATAAACAGCCCACATTTCCCTAATTTAAAGAGGTCCTTCACTTCCGATCTCTTTGATTTTAACTCATTTTCTCTTTTCAAATAATCAACAAGAATTTTCAACTCTTTCTTCAACCTTTCGTTATAGTCGATAGCTCTCCACTTGTCCAAATCTACGTTCATCAGAGAATTCGTTCCCTCGTTGCTATTTAAGCCATTAAACTTTGTTCCCGTGCATTTAACAAGAGAATTCATGCGGGGGGAGGGATTTGAACCCTCGGACCCCTTCGGGAGTGGATGTCCCACCAAAGGCCTTGAGTCCACCGCCTTTGGCCTGGCTCGGCAACCCCCGCATTCCTACCCTATGTATGGATCAGGGAATTTTAAGGTTTTGGTTTACTTGGTTATTGGCGAGGAGGTCATGCTTTAGGCGATAGGGCTTAGATCAAATTGCACCGATGTCTGGAAGAAGAAAATTATAAATATTTTCTCCATAATCTCTCTCAAACGGTGATGCTCATGGTTGATGTCGTGCTAAACGGTGAGATTTTAAAGACAGTTTCAAAAGCGATGGTCTCTCTTGTGAGCGAGGCGAGATTCCACTTCAAGGAAGAGGGACTTCATTCGAGGGCAGTGGATCCGGCGAATGTGGCTATGGTTATAGTTGATGTACCGTCATCATCGTTCATCAAGTACGAATCTGAGGGGGATTTCGTTGCAGGAGTAGATGTTAACAGGATATTCGACATATCCAAGTCAATAAAGAATGATGATGTAGTTGAAATGACAATAAATGAGGAATCTTTTATAGTCAAATTCGGTAGTGTTAAGTACTCGGTATCTCTCATCGACCCATCAGCGATAAGGAAGGAGCCCAGAATACCTCAGATCGATCTACCAGCCAAAATCGTAATGGATGCAGGAGAGTTCAAGAAAGCGATAGTGGCTGCCGATAAGATAAGCGATCATGTTGTCTTCAGGACGAACGAGGAGGGCTTTTTCATCGAGGCGGAGGGAGATGTTGACAGGATAACCTTCAGCCTGTCGGATGCCGAACTGGCTGAGTTCAACAGGCAGGAAGCCAAGAGCATGTTCTCTCTTGAATATTTAAAGGAGTTTGTTAAAATAGCCTCTTCTGGAGATGTTCTCACGATAAGACTCGGAAATGACTATCCTGTCAGGATGGTCTTCGAGGTTGCTGGCGGAAAAGTCAGAGTGGAGTACATTCTGGCGCCAAGAATCGAGGCTGAATAGTATTAAGCCATGGAAAAAAGAGATTTTTTACCCATTTTATCCTTAATCTCCAAGTATCCCTTTCTGAGGATTTCTGGAATATTTCTTAACTCGCAGTTTGGCAGCATCGAGGAGATAATGGACAAAGCCAGGGACAGCATACTGATTCAGGAAGCTTTCAGTAAGGGGAAAGAGATCGTTAAAGCCATCCTGAAGGATTCCAGAGTTGAATTTGAGTCCTCAGAAGCTAACCTCCTCTGCACATCATGTGACATAAGATGCTACTGTGAGAAGTTTTTAACACCTTACTGCCACGAGTGTGCTGAATGCTTCAGGAATTGCAGAATTTCAATTGGGGAGGAATATTATAGAGAGAGTCTGAGCAAGGCAAAGGAGTCTGTTCTGAGCTACCTTTATTCGAGAATACTTGTTTCCCATCTTGAAACCTGGGCTATCAGGAAGTTTGCTGTAAAAAGTGCTGAAATCTATCACAGATTTCTGGTAGAAGAGGGGAGCGATGTGCTTGACTTCATAACCTCAGACCTTGGAATAAAAAAGAAGGTCAAAAACGGGAATTATTACATTCATGTTTCGGATTATCTCAGAGCCTCGGTAAAAATAAGGGCTAAAGATTGGAGGTTAATCAACAGAAAGCTCGTTAAAGGGTTTGTTGCCGTAACGAGAAAGGATTTGGAGAGGGTTGTTGAGGAGTGTCTGAGGGAGAAGCTTGCGGAAAGGCTGAGTATAGATATCACCAAATATGATTTTTTGATTGAGGATGTATCGGAGTTAAAATCTGTGTCTGAGAGGTTGAGAACAAAGCTTCCGAAATTGAGCCTGAAGAGCGTGGATGTGGGCAAATTCCCACCCTGTATGAGGAGAATCCTTTCTGATTTGCAGGCTGGAGCCAACCTCCCACATACTGCAAGATTCGCTTTGACAGCATTTCTGCTGAACATAGGAATGGATGTTGATGAAATAATTTCTCTCTATAAGACCTCTCCAGACTTTGATGAGGAAAAGACGAGGTATCAGGTTGAGCATATAGCCGGAGCTAAGGGGACTGAATACGATGCTCCCTCATGCGATACCATGAAGACTTACCACAACTGTTACAAAGACGAGACTTGTAGGAATATTTATCATCCGATACAGTACATCGAGAGGAGATTGAAAGATGAAAGTGGTAGAAGAGAACATAAAGGGAGAGAAAGGAGAGATAAAGCTAATCCCCGAAAATCTCGATGATCTCTGGCACCTCAAGTTCATAATTGAGCCTGGAGATATCGTTTTCGCCCTGACAAAGAGAGTTAGTGAGAGCAGCGATAAGCTGAGGAGTGACAAGGAGAAGATAACCGTAAGGATAGGAATAGAGGTAGAGAAGGTTGAGTTTCAGAAGTTCTCAAACAGGCTCAGGGTTAGCGGGAAAATAGTTGCTGGTGTTGAGGATTCCGGTCATCACACGATTAACATCTCCGTGAACAAGGAGATAAGCATAATCAAAGAGCGATGGAAAAAGGAGCAGATTGAAAGAATAAAGAAAGCAATCGAAGCCTCACAGAGGCCCGAGGTTATAGTGATAACCATCGAAGAGGGATCAGCGGTCATAGGGGTTCTCAGAGAGTGGGGAATTGAGGAGATTGCAACGATAAACAGGAGCTATGGAAAAGGGGAAGGAAACTACAGAAGCGAGTTCTTCGCTGAAATTTTGAATCTGATAAGGAACATCGAGTTCAGGTATGGGGTTGTTGCTGGCCCCGGATTCACAAAGGATGATTTCCTGAAATTTTTGAAAGATAGAGAGCCAGAGATTGCGAAGGTTATGGTGAAAGCAGATGCTTCATCCATCGGTGTTAGGGGATTCATCGAGGTTCTGAGGAGGGGGGTTATAGACAGGATAGTCGGTGAGCTAAGGTTGAGTCTCGAGGCAGAGTACATGGAAAGGCTTCTGGCCGAGATATCCAGGGACGGAAAGGCCGTGTACGGGAAGGATGAGGTTGAGAAGGCCATGAATTATGGGGCGGTTGAGGTTCTGCTCATAGTTGACGACTACATGCTGAAGGAAAGGGAGAACTGGGATGTAGATGGGCTGATGAGGGCTGTAGAGGATTCAGGAGGTAAGGTTGTTATCCTCAGCTCGGAGTTCGAGCCGGGTAAACAGCTGGTGTCCCTTGGGGGAATCGCAGCATTGTTGAGGTTTCAGATTCAGTGAAGGTTCTGAATCTTGAGCTGTCCAGCATGAGCCCAATCTCGAATCAACTTCTGCAAACACCAAAATTTTAATATTCCAACAATCCTTAGCGAATTATACTTCTCCAATTAGTGCTTACAACTTATGAGGGTGAAAAAATGAGCCAGAATTCAGGAAAAAAGAAAAACATAGAAACTCTGCCACCGAAAGAGAACTTCTCCGAGTGGTACCATGAGGTGATTCACAGGGCGGAAATTATGGATGTCAGGTATCCGATAAAGGGTCTTTATGTGTGGTTCCCTTTTGGCTTCAAGATAAGACAGCTCGTTTATGGAAAGTTGAGGGAGTTGCTCGATAAAGAGCATGATGAGGTTTATTTTCCAGCTTTAATTCCAGAAACTGAGCTTGGGAAAGAGGGTAAGCACATAAAGGGTTTTGAGGATGAAGTCTACTGGGTAACCCATGGCGGGCTTGATGAACTCGATGTCAAGCTTGCCCTCAGGCCAACCAGCGAGACTGCAATGTACCCGATGTTCAAGCTATGGATCAGAAGTCACACAGATATGCCGTTAAGGGTATACCAGATAGTGAACACATTCAGGTATGAGACGAAGCATACAAGACCACTGATAAGGCTCAGAGAGATAACCTCCTTTAAAGAGGCCCACACAGCCCACAGAAACTTTGAAGAGGCTGAAGAACAGGTTAAAGATGCTGTAAAGTTGTATAAGGAATTTTATGATTTTCTCGCAATCCCTTACATGGTTATAAGGCGTCCTGAATGGGATAAGTTTCCGGGGGCTGTTTATACGATAGCCTTCGACACGATCATGCCGGATGGAAGGACGCTGCAGATAGGAACAGTCCACCACCTCGGAAACAACTTCGCAAAGACCTTTGATATAAAATATGAAACCCCGGATGGAGATCACGAGTATGTCCACCAAACATGCTATGGCATCTCTGAGAGGTGTGTGGCTGCGCTCATCAGCGTTCATGGAGATGATAACGGACTTATTCTTCCATTTGAGGTCTCTCCTGTTCAGTTCGTCATAATACCCGTGCTGTATAAGGGCAAGGAAGAGGAAGTGATGGAAGTTGCTGAGAAGGTGTTCAATAAATTAAAGGGATTGGGTTACAGGACTGTCCTCGACAGCGGCGATGAGAGGCCGGGAGCTAAGTACTACAAGTGGGAGCTTAAGGGTGCAACAATCAGAATCGAGATCGGACCGAAAGAGGTTGAGAAGGGCGAGATAGTTGTGTCCTTCAGGGATGAGAGGAAGAAGTTCAGCATGAGTATGGATGAGCTAACAGATGAAAAGATAAAGGCTTGGGCAAAGGAGATCAAGAGCAGGATTAGAGCGAGAGCATTTGCCGGGATGAAGGAAAAGGTGAGGTATTTCGATAATCTTGACGAACTCAGGGGATGGATTAGAACGGGTGTTGCAATCGTACACTTCTGTATGTCTGAAGAGTGTGCTGAGGTGATAGAGAAAGATGTTTCTGCAGGGATTCTCGGGAAGTTCGAGGAGGCTGGCGAATGGTGTGATAAAGATATTACCGGAAAGTGCATTGTATGTGGTAGGGAGGGCTATCTCTCAGCAATCTCCAGGTCTTATTAGTCATGGGGTGATCTCATGCTCGTGATCGATAGGTATAAGTGTGCGTACTGCGGAGCTTGTATTTCTGTGTGCAAGTTCAATGCAAACGAACTCGTTGAGACTTTTGTAAGGGTTGATGAGGAGAAGTGCACGCTCTGCAAGATGTGCGTGAGGGTATGCCCGATGGGAGCAATAAGCGTTGAAGAGTAGGAGGAATGCTCATGGATTACGATTACGATGTTGTGGTTATCGGTGCAGGGCCTGGAGGTTCGATGGCCGCAAAAACCTGTGCTGAAGAGGGTTTAAATGTTCTCCTTGTGGAGAAAAGGCAGGAAATAGGGGCTCCGGTAAGGTGTGCTGAGGGAATAAGCAAAGAAGGTTTGGAGAGGTTCTTTGAGATAGATAGAAAGTGGATTGCAAGAGAGGTGTCGGGAGCGATAATATACTCTCCCGATGGAACTGAACTCAAGCTCTCATCGGAAATGGCCGGGAATGAGGTTGGATTCGTTCTTGAGAGAAAAATATTCGACAGAGATCTTGCGAGAATGGCATCAAAAGCCGGAGCTGAGGTGATAGTGAAAACAACAGCCACGGGGATGGAAAGAGAGAAGGATGGACTCAGAATCAGGCTGAAGAGAATGGGTGAGGATTATGAGGTCACAGCAAAGATAGTCGTGGGTGCGGATGGAGTTGAGAGCAGAGTCGGAAAATGGGCGGGCATAGATACAACAGTTAAGCTTGGAGAGATAGAAAGCTGTGTGCAGTACCTGATGACGAACATAGAGTTCGATCCAGACTTCTGCCACTTCTGGATCGGGCAGAAGTACGCTCCGGGAGGTTATGTGTGGCTTTTCCCAAAGGGTGAGAGTTCTGCGAATGTTGGAATTGGCATTCTACCCACAATGACCAAGAAAACAGCAAAGTGGTGGCTTGATAGGTTTGTACAGGAGTACTATCCTGATGGAAAGATTGTTGAGTTCGTGGTTGGAGGAGTTCCGGTAACAGGTCCTATAGATACCGCTGTCTCTGACAATGTTATGCTCGTTGGAGATGCTGCGAGGCATGCGGATCCCATAACTGGGGGCGGGATAGCCAATGCAATCAAGGGCGGATATTTTGCAGGAAAAGTTGCGAAAGAAGCTGTAGATGCAGAAAATTACTCTAAAGAGTTTCTGAGGAGGTATGATGAGATGTGGAAGAACGATTTTGGAAAGACTCTTCACAGAAACAAACTGCTTCAGAAGAAATTCTTAAAGCTCAGTGATGAAACGCTCGATAGGCTCATCAGGAGTATAGCGGGATACAACCTTGAAGAGATAAGCGTTAAAAGGCTAGTTCTCGAACTGATCAAGAAGAATCCGAAACTGTTGTGGGATATAAGGCATCTGTTTACTTAAAAAATAAAAAAAGACAGGAGAGTTAAAATGAAGCTCGTTCCGAAGAAGGTTTTTCTGGTCTCGGGTAAGGGATCTCACAGCGATGCGCTGGTGAGCTTTGAGCTTGCTTTGAGGGATGCGGGTATAGAGAAGTTCAATCTCGTCACAGTCAGCAGCATTTTGCCACCGAACTGCGAGATAGTTGATAAGGAGGAGGGGTTGAAGCACCTATCTCCTGGGGAGATAGTCTTCACAGTAATGGCGAGATACACGAGCAATCAAGCCGGAAAGAAGATCTTCGCAAGTATCGGGCTTGCTAGGCCAGAGAAGGGTCATGGATACCTAACAGAGTATTCTGGAGAATGGGATAAAAGCGTTGATGAAAAGCATGCGGAAAAGATGGCGGAACTGATGGTCGAGAGCATGGGCTCAAAGGCAACCTTTAAGAAAACGGTATTTGAGGTTGCGGAAGTGAGGGAGTTCACAACAGTTGTCTCCGCAGCAGTTTTTGTTTTGTAATTTTTTACTTTTTGGGTTTTCTTTTGGGTTCTCAAACTCAATTATTTCTATCCGGTGAATAAAGTCTCCCTTGACAAAAAAGTTTTTTACATATTTTTCAAAGTCTAAAGCAAAATCAAAAACATCAGGCGGTAAAATGAGGAAAAAGATTGGGTTCTGGGAGGCTTTCAGCATAGGCGTTGGAGGGATGATCGGTGGCGGCATCTTTGCGGTTTTAGGTTTAAGCATTCAATTGTCAAAAAGTGCCGCTCCTGTAGCCTTTCTTTTAGCTGGTTTGATAGCTTTGGCGACTGCCTACTCCTATGCCCGACTGTCGGTCAGGTTTCCAAGTGAGGGAGGGACTATAGAGTTCATTGTGAGAGCTTACGGAACGGGTCTGTTCTCCGGCACTCTCAATGTATTGTTGCTTGCAAGTTACATCGTCATGCTCTCCCTCTACGCCTACGCCTTCGGCAGCTACGGTGCAAACATGCTGGGCTTCATCAACCCAATCCTTGCAAAACATCTGCTGATAACTCTCGTAATTGTTCTGTTCACCGTCGTAAATGCCCTCGGTGCAGTCATCAGCGGAAAAACCGAGGATTTACTTGTAGTATTAAAGCTGGCAATTCTGCTAATCGTGGCCGGAGCTGGCATGGCTTTCGTGGACACAGCTAGACTTTCACCATCAAACTGGGCAGATCCCGTGAGCATTGTTGCAGGCGGGATGATAATATTTCTTGCTTATGAGGGGTTTGAGCTAATAGCAAATACAGGAAGCGATGTCGAAGACCCGTCGATACTCCCGAAAGCATTCTATGCTGCGGTTCTGCTGGTGGTAGTCGTTTATGTGATGGTGGCGGTGGTTACTGTCGGGAACCTGCCGTACGATATGATAATCAAGGCGAGGGACTACGCTTTAGCAGCCGCAGCGAAGCCATCGCTGGGCGAGGCGGGCTTCTGGCTCATAACCTTAGCTGCTCTGGCATCAACAAGTTCGGCAATAAATGCCACTCTCTACGGCACCGTAAGAGCAAGCTACATGGTAGCAAAGTATGGACAGCTTCCCGAAGCTGTTGAAAAACCCCTCTGGAAGCAGGCTTATGAAGGGCTGCTTATAATAAGTCTTCTATCCTTAATCTTTGCAAATACTGCAAGCCTTGAGTTCATATCCACAGCCGGGAGCGGTGGATTTTTGCTTATCTTTCTCTTCGTGAACATCGCAGCGTTGAAGCTCCGTGATTGTGTTAAGCTAAATCCGGTAATTCCAGCAGTAGGAACAGTGTTAACTCTTGCAGCCCTTGTTGTACTCATTTATAGGATGGCAGAAACTGATGTGAGAAATCTGACGGTCTTTGTTTGCCTTATT
This genomic window contains:
- a CDS encoding mRNA surveillance protein pelota, with product MKVVEENIKGEKGEIKLIPENLDDLWHLKFIIEPGDIVFALTKRVSESSDKLRSDKEKITVRIGIEVEKVEFQKFSNRLRVSGKIVAGVEDSGHHTINISVNKEISIIKERWKKEQIERIKKAIEASQRPEVIVITIEEGSAVIGVLREWGIEEIATINRSYGKGEGNYRSEFFAEILNLIRNIEFRYGVVAGPGFTKDDFLKFLKDREPEIAKVMVKADASSIGVRGFIEVLRRGVIDRIVGELRLSLEAEYMERLLAEISRDGKAVYGKDEVEKAMNYGAVEVLLIVDDYMLKERENWDVDGLMRAVEDSGGKVVILSSEFEPGKQLVSLGGIAALLRFQIQ
- the proS gene encoding proline--tRNA ligase — protein: MSQNSGKKKNIETLPPKENFSEWYHEVIHRAEIMDVRYPIKGLYVWFPFGFKIRQLVYGKLRELLDKEHDEVYFPALIPETELGKEGKHIKGFEDEVYWVTHGGLDELDVKLALRPTSETAMYPMFKLWIRSHTDMPLRVYQIVNTFRYETKHTRPLIRLREITSFKEAHTAHRNFEEAEEQVKDAVKLYKEFYDFLAIPYMVIRRPEWDKFPGAVYTIAFDTIMPDGRTLQIGTVHHLGNNFAKTFDIKYETPDGDHEYVHQTCYGISERCVAALISVHGDDNGLILPFEVSPVQFVIIPVLYKGKEEEVMEVAEKVFNKLKGLGYRTVLDSGDERPGAKYYKWELKGATIRIEIGPKEVEKGEIVVSFRDERKKFSMSMDELTDEKIKAWAKEIKSRIRARAFAGMKEKVRYFDNLDELRGWIRTGVAIVHFCMSEECAEVIEKDVSAGILGKFEEAGEWCDKDITGKCIVCGREGYLSAISRSY
- a CDS encoding DNA primase large subunit PriL, translated to MEKRDFLPILSLISKYPFLRISGIFLNSQFGSIEEIMDKARDSILIQEAFSKGKEIVKAILKDSRVEFESSEANLLCTSCDIRCYCEKFLTPYCHECAECFRNCRISIGEEYYRESLSKAKESVLSYLYSRILVSHLETWAIRKFAVKSAEIYHRFLVEEGSDVLDFITSDLGIKKKVKNGNYYIHVSDYLRASVKIRAKDWRLINRKLVKGFVAVTRKDLERVVEECLREKLAERLSIDITKYDFLIEDVSELKSVSERLRTKLPKLSLKSVDVGKFPPCMRRILSDLQAGANLPHTARFALTAFLLNIGMDVDEIISLYKTSPDFDEEKTRYQVEHIAGAKGTEYDAPSCDTMKTYHNCYKDETCRNIYHPIQYIERRLKDESGRREHKGRERRDKANPRKSR
- a CDS encoding DUF5615 family PIN-like protein yields the protein MRKLLESQRGEKAVIITFDKDFGDLIFRKSLKPFGVILLRVPPKSVDYITEFLKWLLIESKIEFEGKLVVVREDKIREVRISGITSK
- a CDS encoding DNA polymerase sliding clamp, with protein sequence MLMVDVVLNGEILKTVSKAMVSLVSEARFHFKEEGLHSRAVDPANVAMVIVDVPSSSFIKYESEGDFVAGVDVNRIFDISKSIKNDDVVEMTINEESFIVKFGSVKYSVSLIDPSAIRKEPRIPQIDLPAKIVMDAGEFKKAIVAADKISDHVVFRTNEEGFFIEAEGDVDRITFSLSDAELAEFNRQEAKSMFSLEYLKEFVKIASSGDVLTIRLGNDYPVRMVFEVAGGKVRVEYILAPRIEAE
- a CDS encoding DUF433 domain-containing protein, translating into MPVEINPEISGGKPVIKGTRITVEFILELLANGWSYEEILENYPQLKKEDILEAISYAVNVLKEERIYFMPKKYEVHS
- a CDS encoding NAD(P)/FAD-dependent oxidoreductase, with the protein product MDYDYDVVVIGAGPGGSMAAKTCAEEGLNVLLVEKRQEIGAPVRCAEGISKEGLERFFEIDRKWIAREVSGAIIYSPDGTELKLSSEMAGNEVGFVLERKIFDRDLARMASKAGAEVIVKTTATGMEREKDGLRIRLKRMGEDYEVTAKIVVGADGVESRVGKWAGIDTTVKLGEIESCVQYLMTNIEFDPDFCHFWIGQKYAPGGYVWLFPKGESSANVGIGILPTMTKKTAKWWLDRFVQEYYPDGKIVEFVVGGVPVTGPIDTAVSDNVMLVGDAARHADPITGGGIANAIKGGYFAGKVAKEAVDAENYSKEFLRRYDEMWKNDFGKTLHRNKLLQKKFLKLSDETLDRLIRSIAGYNLEEISVKRLVLELIKKNPKLLWDIRHLFT
- a CDS encoding type II toxin-antitoxin system HicB family antitoxin, whose translation is MGVGVIREYIEAAMKKARYEFLPESQVFYGEIPGLNGVYAYADSLEECKKELEEVLEEWILIRVSRSFQIPEVDGVKIVISKVA
- a CDS encoding amino acid permease; this encodes MRKKIGFWEAFSIGVGGMIGGGIFAVLGLSIQLSKSAAPVAFLLAGLIALATAYSYARLSVRFPSEGGTIEFIVRAYGTGLFSGTLNVLLLASYIVMLSLYAYAFGSYGANMLGFINPILAKHLLITLVIVLFTVVNALGAVISGKTEDLLVVLKLAILLIVAGAGMAFVDTARLSPSNWADPVSIVAGGMIIFLAYEGFELIANTGSDVEDPSILPKAFYAAVLLVVVVYVMVAVVTVGNLPYDMIIKARDYALAAAAKPSLGEAGFWLITLAALASTSSAINATLYGTVRASYMVAKYGQLPEAVEKPLWKQAYEGLLIISLLSLIFANTASLEFISTAGSGGFLLIFLFVNIAALKLRDCVKLNPVIPAVGTVLTLAALVVLIYRMAETDVRNLTVFVCLIAASFLIEASYRAITSRKIEEYLDVRLRKREENLENWYRWIDGVICSIVETFEDAEVYLVGSIARGDIKKANDVDLLIFTNNLPSKDREKDIVRKLKQKAKLTLQHSVDIHFANKQRKEETLREAQHYKLLKRSK
- a CDS encoding 4Fe-4S binding protein, whose amino-acid sequence is MLVIDRYKCAYCGACISVCKFNANELVETFVRVDEEKCTLCKMCVRVCPMGAISVEE
- a CDS encoding pyruvoyl-dependent arginine decarboxylase yields the protein MKLVPKKVFLVSGKGSHSDALVSFELALRDAGIEKFNLVTVSSILPPNCEIVDKEEGLKHLSPGEIVFTVMARYTSNQAGKKIFASIGLARPEKGHGYLTEYSGEWDKSVDEKHAEKMAELMVESMGSKATFKKTVFEVAEVREFTTVVSAAVFVL